aattaataaatatagtgCAATCCTTatataatgtctcactccatcaagatggatgaaaaggcgattagccactcatattaaatatgaaataacaaatcaaaatgaaggaattcattGTTATCGAATACAAATGATTGAAAACGAATAACGATATGATTCCAATAAAGCCTTAGATCCTCCAAAATGATGAAATataagaaaaaccctaaaaagagcACTCAAAATCGTCTGGAATCTCAAAGGTAagtttttggaatgtttttgcaaACTATTTATATGAGCAGAAAAATGTTCAGATTTGGCGCCCCAGTGCGTCGCACCCTGTCCCTTGAATTTTCCATTGACTGGCTTTGTCGTACATAGTAAAAGTGCGTCACACTTTCACCAGACTGCGAAGCAGTTTTAACCACGACATTAAAAACTGCGACGCACCTTTCTAAGTGCGTCGCACATTGCGTTGACCAGTGTTGAccagctttgactttcttctaatcttcacTTACGTGCCCCGTAAAACGTCCGTAAGCACTCGTTTTGCTCCAGAaacttcattttcttcaaattatcacttaggtacctgttttccacctgaaacactgacaaataccataaacgcaccaaatgtttACGAAAACGACTCGTAAACCTCACTAATCGAccactttaagctatgggaaatgggcataaaatacgacatatcaaatctccccacacttaagctttgcttgtccttaAGCAAATCCAAACTGAAAACAAATCAACCCTTGGTGCattatggaaccacatttcagttatcaaaaagaagctcaaccataatcaaagatgagaataaatggttaggcagttttaatcttaaatgaaaaccggaatgtttgacaatatttgaatgatatacaagccttaataacacgacaaagcacaaatgaaacgaacaagtgatatctcgcctatcctactccaactaactttcttttggggttgaatatttgaataatcacttaatagccaagtcgtgatgcataatattttaaccataggcttgtacaaggATCGTTCCTAAGTCGCCAAGGTGCatgcgccctataacgtctatctgAAGGTgactttaagggttgtaacaTTGAAAGGCTAAACAGGGCATTTAAACAAGGTAAGGAAATTTGGGTAACAAGtagtgttaacaaagaactaacacaacatttaataaagttttcacatatagtctagtccaaacaaacccatgtcattagttgccaacggtccacatcccaagaagttctcccgaccacaaccccaatagaacgatccaaaaaccgacaccattgttgtgtatgacaatcaaacaacttatcaatCAAATCCAACCAATGTTGACTTAAACAAACAAACTTGCCAACTTCAAACActctaatcaaatatatatcaatttaagaACACTTTGTCGGTTATAACGATGTaccaacttacataaaatgatttgacaaaaaggagaaataccaactgacagcccaagctcattttttttcatttttcctttttttctgtctttcaattcttttattctttttattcgtcattttttgtgagctacttttactctaactaattggtattctcttacataATATTGAAACCGTGACAAATCATTTACAAAATATGCTAAGATGAACAATCTAGACTTTATCCAAAAACCATGgcgaaatcaaactacccccattAGATGAGAATATCCCGACCCGACATAATTAggcaaaacccaaaccatccaatctagcaagggcaaccaatgacccaccaggacttcgactatcggtatggcgaggaAAGGTTTATATTTAGGTAGATTTAACAAAGAACAGGTtaatgacaacatgttttctatcgtttcttgcactaaaagtgagtgcaacatacgGGTTTTCAACGGGTAATTCACTAACCgatgtagttagctactaagcacattacaaaacatgcacataacaaattttatgaaacaaaaggtgaataaacaaagaacaaaggttttatcctaaatttgcctTTTCATCATATAGCAAAATAACAGAACGatcaacaaggacaagttctagaatcaacgcaatcactagctcactcatagcaaatgaaatactccggaaatggaaaatcaacctcaaacttgcacatcctAGTTCAGAactctaaaagagacccttacttccggataaatccgaaagcctaagagagggacaaatttacaaggctaatagtTCCAAGATCGTAACACCTATCATAACtaacaatgaatcaagaatatctcacaattttggtgttatggtgctataagcatgctagcaatgttattaatccagaagggattgccacgttaatcagtcaaaacacattccacatattaaagTTTTACCAaggtgtagttacattgctcaattatatctataattaggtttcaaaagcaattaactacgaggacaaacatgcaaaatcgtcaaaaatacccgactttttcctatttacctcccCCCCCCCTCACTTGagttggacaatgtcctcaatgtccaataaacTAAGTCAATCTAAGGGAAATAGGGAATTGTAAACTAAAAAGcaaaataagaacaagaaaaacttgccgTGTATATGTGATGTTCCATGCGcgaatgatgccaacaagaatAATGAGTGCTGAACTTACTACCAGCATATGCACATGACAACCTTGCTATCACACATGAACACGGACAAAAGCCAACATAATAATACAAACGTTAAGCATGCAACATTCTAGCCTAATTATTCTAAGGAAATGGAAATGAAATACGATGTCTCATCACCCCGAAGGGTGGATACAAACcaaccaaataaaaattaaaaagtacggAATTTGAAATAGTTCAAACAAATAGTACAAGACATCAAAAACAGCTGACTGACGGCTTCCAATTCTTCAACCTGCATATGAATCAATGTGGTGGAGGATGAGGTGGGTAGTGTTGGTAACCAGGGAGGTTACCATAATCAAAGAAGGAACCAACCACCTGCTCCGCAAAAGTCGGCTCAGCAGCTCCAGCCTGGCTCACGTCCATACTTGCATAAGAACCTGTATAAGAACCAAATCGAACCGGCATATCCGGTCCCAAGGCGCCTGGATCGTGACGGTGAGGCTCCTCGACCACATGCTCGGGAGGGAAGTAAAAACCTCCACCGACTCTCTGATGCGGGATAAATATGGCGGGTGGACGATACTCCGGAAGATCAGTGGGTGGGCTAAAATCCTGCCCTCTCAGCTGCGCCTCCCACATGTGCTGATAACTGCGCGAGTCATATACCACTCTCCCAAGTCCAGAACCTATCATAGTCATATCTCCCCAAACCTACTCTCTGAAACTATCCATGCGGGTGTGAAAAGCCTGCTGATCCGCATACATCCTATCCACCACAGACTGAAGAGGGGTGAGATCAAAACCTGCGGGAGGagcagaggaagaagaagaagttctTGCGGTAAAAGCAGCACGCCTTTTAGTGCGTCTCACTGGCTCGAGATCCTCCTCGGCCGCCTCCTCCATATCtacatcatcaccatcatcccCCTCTTCACCCTCGGGGGCATCATCACCAAAATCAGTTAAAGAGTACAAATCTCGGTGGGACTGTTTTTTCAACAAACCAAAACGCTTCAAGTTAGCGTACTCAAATTCCTTCATATGCTTCCAGTTCAAGTTGTAGACCGCATTTGCCTTGTCGTTCTCACATCTAAAAAATTTAACCAGTCTTGTAATGTAGTGACCACAAACTAGCTTCCGATCCTTCATTCCCCGGGTTCCCATATGCCTCGCCACCATGTATGGCGCACAAGCTAACCTATAAGGGGCATCCTCATGAAACAACCTAAGCAACCACATATCCTCCAAATAAACATTGTCCCTTTGATTCGATCTTTGAACAACCAAGTAAGTTATCATTTTCAAAAACAATCTCAAAATGGGTGACTTAATGTGGCACGCCCCAATACCATTTTCCCAAGTAACACCACCGCTAATCTGCTTATAATAAGTTTTTTGATCACCATCCGTGAACCCTAACCTGGTTCTAGCCCCCCTGCTAAGAACCTTCCTGAACCATGGATTATTCTCTAACAAATCCTGGGTATACATCCCGGTGGCTAGCCCAAACTCAGCAATAGTTAAAGACCTATCTTTACCCCCACAGCGGAAGTGAATACATTTTTCAGCGAAAATGTCCTTAACCTTATCAATTTTGCAAACTGACTCCCTATTACCAAAAATATCAAACCAAAGTCTAAATTCATGATCCCTCGgattcccacttccatcattttCCATCCCAACCAAACGTAAAAACCCCTCAATGTCCCTCCGTATCGCTAACATGTCAAGCATACTAGAGAGGAGATACCTGGGCTCATCGATATCTTTGGAGAGAAATTTCTCCAACCTTGCATTGTACGCGGCTTTTTCCTCTTGTGAAGCACGGGGCCAAGTAAGCCATTGGTGAGCAGAGAGTGCGGGATTGGGAGCAATGGCGGCTTGAGCTTGAGTCGCGTTTGATGTTTCTTCACCCGTGTGGGATGAAGAAGTGGTCCGTCTTGGATTACGTCCACTTGCACTTGTACCAGCGGCCTATAAACAAACAACACCAAACACAATCAAACCCCAATATAATCTTTACTATATATGAGCTAAAAAGGGGTCACGTCTGAAACAAGTAAAATTGTAACGCAGTCTGGATGGACTGCGAAGCAGTTTGAAATTCGGCTAGTAACACTGCGTCGCACTTTGCAAAGTGCGTCGCCCTCATATCATCTTCAACTGTGGCGCAGTTGTCAAACTGCGTCGCACTCATGCCGGTTCGCTGGGTTAGAAACTAGGGTTTCATAATAATTTCCAAAATAATACTCAATAGAATTCATAACCCTCGGTGTATCTAAGAAAAACATTAAGCAATCAATCAAGAAAAACACAACCCTCGACCCCCCAATCACGAGATTCTTCCAAAATCCACCATTATAACATCCAAGatttattcaaaaattaaactaaaataagaAAAGAGAAACAAAGAAAAGATTAGTACCTTCTCGGATCTTGTCATGATTATTGTGAATTGGAAATaacaagaaaatcaaacaaattgaGAGGAGAAAGAGGGTCAGCTGGGTTTAATGTTAGAGAGAAAAAGGGTTTCAAAATTTTTAGGTAAAAAGTTAAAGTGAGAAAACCCTCCTTTTGACTGTTTTGACCCAATCTGAACATACACTACGTCGCACTTCGCAAAGTGCGTCGctcctttttaattaaaaattgtttttttttgaattttcgaTTTTCTGAAACACACATGGTATGCGTCGCCCTTACGTACATGCGTCACACCCCTTTATTTCCGAGCAATAAAGTGCTTCACAGTCCCCTCAGACTGCGTCGCACATTCTAGCTATAAAAATACTGTGGCGCACTCTTAGAAGTGCGTCGCACTTTGCCCTCCCCCACACTTACTTTATAGTTTGTCCACAAACAACTTACCGGAACGCGTAAAGGGACTCCAGACCTGCAATACTCGACATAAACACctgaaaaacattaaaatttcacaaaaacataataaaaaaaaacataaaacacggGTTGCCTACCGCGGAGCGCTTAGTTTATTTACgagtctttagctagactcGAAGTTGTTCTCATTGCTTGATTTCGAAAAATGGAAGTTCGTCAACGACGACTCCCACATCTTCTTCCTCTTGATGATATGGCTTCAACCTGTGACCATTCACAATAAACGAAGAACCATctgatttaaacaattccacaTAATCAGACGGATACAAATGTTTGATCATAAAAGGGCCGGTCCACCTAGACGTCAACTTGGGTTGTTTAAACTTGTACTTAGAAAggaacaacaaaactttatcaccAGCTTTAAAATCCTTTTTCCTAAGTCTACGGTCATGCCAAACTTTTGTTCGTTCCTTATACAACAAAGAGTTATCATACGCATACAACCTAagttcatctagttcatttaGTTGCATCGATCTCAACTCACCAGCTTCAACTAGGTCCATGTTGCAATTCTTGAGCGTCCAATAGGCCTTATGCTCAATTTCAATAggaagatgacaagtcttgccataaagcAACCAGAATGGGGTCGTCCCAATCGGTGTCTTAtaggcggtcctaaatgcccatagagcatcatcaagcttggtggaccaagacttCGGGTTATCTCCTACGGTTTTCTCAAGAATTCTTTTTAATCCCCGATTCCTGTTTTCaacttggccactcgtttgTGGGTGGTATGAGGTTGAAAAACGGTGGTTGACATCGTACCTCTTTAGCACCTTAGCGagttggtgattcgcgaaatggCTTCCGCGGTCACTGATTAAGGCCTTGGGTACTCTAAACCTACAGAAAAGCTTTTTCAGAAAATGAATGACAACACGTGCGTCATTCTTTGGCAAGGCTTTCGCCTCGGcccactttgaaacataatcaaTAGCAACAAAGATATACATATTCCTATTCGATGGGagaaaaggtcccataaagtctatgccccaaacatcaaaaacttcacatacctgaataaagttttgaggcatttcatcacgTTTGGAAATGTTACCTTGTCGCtgacacacatcacaaacctcTACCAAAGTTTGTGCTTCCTTGAACATGGTTAGTCAATAGAATCCAGCATCATACACTTTCTTATCGGTGACTGACGCTCCATAATGTCCACCGGTTGGGCCATggtgacaagcatcaagaatctGGCGTGTCTCATCATTTGCCACACACCACCTtatcatcccatctgcacaaattttaaacaaaaatggattttcccaaaagtaatgtttaGCCTCGGTAAAAAGTTTCCTCCGTTCTTGCTTTGACATATCTTCCGGAATTGCACCTGAACtaagatagttagcaatatcggcgaaccaaggtcctgtttcaatcttcatcaaaaactcatcaggaaaatcatcattaatatcatgctcttgtaactcctcacggtgaggatttTTGAGCCTACTAAGATGGTCAGCTGCCACATTCTCAGCCccctttttatctttaatttcaatgtcgaattcttgcaaaagcaagacccaatgAATTAGACGGGGCTTGGCATCTTGTTTTGAGAACAAGTACCTCAAGGCAGAATGATCAGTATAGACAATGgtcttgttaaggaccaagtagggacgaaatttatcaaaagcatacacaaccGCCAACAACTCTTTTTGAGTAACAGTGTAGTTCTGTTGGGCAGGGTTtaaagtcttgctagcatacgaGATAGGGCGGAAATGcttatcctccctttggcctaaaacggcccctaaggcataatcgctagcgtcacacatcaactcgaatgGTAAAGACCAATTGGGTGGAGTCATAATAGGGGCATTGGTCAATCTCTCTTTAAGCAAGTTGAAAGCATCAAGACActctttatcaaaaacaaacggGACATCTTTCTCTAACAACTTAGTCATAGGCCgggtgattttagaaaaatcttgtATAAACCTACGGTAAAACCCCGCATGACCAAGAAAGCTTCTAACAGATTTAACATTTGTGGGTGGATGCAATTTACTtatcacatcaattttagctttatCAACCTCTAACCCTTCCTTAGAAACTTTATCTCCCAAAACTATACCCTCCTTGACCATAAagtgacatttttcccaattcaagACCAAGTGTGCCCGTTCATACCTTTCCAACATCTTGTCAAgactttttaaacaattttcaaatgaactaccaaaaactgaaaaatcatccatgaataCTTCCATGGAGGTTTCTATCATATCCTGAAAAATGGCATTCATGCAACGTTGGAAAGTTCCGggtgcattacaaagaccgaaTGGCATCCTTctataggcataagtgccatagggacaagtaaaggtGGTCTTCTCTTCATCTTTCGGgtctatgggtatttggaagtacccggaaAACCCgtccaaaaaacaaaaatactcattccCGGCGAGCCGTTTGAGCATTTGATCGATAAAGGGCAATGGGAAGTGATCCTTACGGGTCGCATCATTTAGTTTCCGATAGTCAATACATACCAtccaccccgtgacagttcttgtgggaattaattcatttttgtcatttgaaaacaacagtcatcccacccttcTTCGGTACACAGTGTACCGGACTTACTCATGAACTATCCgagatggggaatatgattcccgcatctaaTAACTTCAAAACttcttttttaacaatattCTTCATGTTTGGATTCAATCTCCGTCgtctttgcacaacaggtttaacattatcaacaaaattaattgtgtGCTCATAGAATTCTGGGCTTATACCCGGAATATCGGAaatcttccatgcaaaggcctttttatgggccttcaacACGGTAATAAGCctagatttttcatcctccatcaaagaagatgaaatgacaACGGGGAGGAAAGATGTACCTTCTAAATATGCATACTCCAAATGATCCGGAAGTGGCTTGAGTTCCAAGTCGGTTGGAGGGCTCTCAATCGATGTAGGCACTCGGATGCTTCTATCAACTTTGATCTCTTCAAAAGATTCGTCTTCCGGTGGAGTTTCATCAACACTAAGAGCCATGATTTCATGCATCATTTCTTCAACCAACTCAtgctcttcttcactacaagctaacacagcttgtccatcttccatatccaaatagtccataagctccttttccaaagcatcttcctcctcgatcacatcgatcctgaaacaagattcatcacatgaaTACAAATGCTTAAGAgctttatcaacattaaaacAACCCGGTCATTACCGACACCTAGAGAGATTTCCTTGGCCTtgacccggatgatagcatccgcggtcatgaggaatggtcggcctaaaattagaggcacattaatgtccgcctccatttctaaaataacaaaatcaacaGGAAAATCAAATGACTCACTTTAATCtgtaaattttccgctatccccatgggatattggaatgatctatccgcaagcctaatgctcatgcgggtcGGGGTCAATGCACCAAgagacaactttttataaacagagtaaggcattaaattaatgttggccccaagatcggccaatgccttatacaactcaacaccaaaagaacaagaaataagaaaactccctggatcatcaagcttaaggggtatctcgttctttattatTGCAGAAACCTTGGCACTCATAATTGTCGTCTTGTCTTCTTGTAGCTTCTTCCTATCCGAAAtaagatctttgagaaacttcgcgtagttgggcatacctgcaaggagatcaactaaataaaacagtaatattaacattttgaattaacCAACGAACTTCTTAAAGTTCTCCTTGATTTTCTCCCACTTCAACCGTTGAGGAAACGGCACCTTCGGTTGGTAAGGCTTCACCGAAGGTGTCTCAACAGTAGGTTTCTCAACATTCTTGGATGGAACGGCCGGAATCTTCACGGTCGGGCTTGGCTCCATCtcaatctcttcatcaacagTCCCTTCTGGTTCAAtctgcacaagaggagtaacaacattaggtaaAGCATTTGCAGAGTCATAagtgttacctgctcttgttgtgatagCATTGACTTGCTCATTCCTAGCATTTGGATGGTTATATTTGGTTCCCGATCCTTGATTGTTCTGCTAAGGCTTAGGATTCTGCTGGGTATTGCTCGGTAAAGTACCGGGCTGCCTGTTCGACGCtcctagcctttcaagctttgcctcaatatcctgaaacgttgcttgagtactcttcgaactttgctcaagcttatttgccaatccatccaacctagtagtcatagcatcccattgagaggccatcttctcattggtagctttctgagcacctaccaaatccttcatgatatcTCTCAATTCAGCATTCGCATTCTGCTGATTGTTGAACCTactaaacctgcttccactaaaaccagaattattagcattaaaattagatgatggaaaagaagtacctgatgaccgattttgataaccggtactCTAATtaaagttcccttgctgattctggacgTAGTTAACTTCTTGTGCCGGCTTATCCGGGCAATcctctgaataatgcatgtccccacagttgtcacacccatcagcaatcaccctaacatccctttcaatgcttttgaatctcacatcttggttgtcaaacctcttGTTCATTTGCTTTGTGAAGGCTTTGACTTCAGTAACcaagcttgattcttcactactctccaGCTTCGCCACAGTCTTACTACTAGTTCTCTTGCTTACAAGCTGTTCGCGATCAGAAAACTCCTTGGCCATATCATCTAAGATTTTGTAACCTTCAGCCGGggtcacattgttcaaactacctccaaatgccccagctaattcccttcgagttctctttagcaaaccatcatagaagatctcaaccactgcttctgtgttcagattgtttcctggacaattcctgatcatctccttatatcgtttccaagcatctactacatcttcccctagatcttgagtgaatgaccgaatcttattctccaactgtctttgagtccttatagaatagaactcatcaataaacccaacacgaagctcatcccaagttgtATACAGATCATTTGGCTGCTCCTTTAACCATGCCTTAGCTCCTtcacataaagtgagtggaaaaagctcaagcttcacattatcatcttggttcgcgccatagtggtaaaacctacaaatcttctcgaacctcTCTAAATGCCCATACGGATCATTATTAGTTaccccatcaaacttctcttcctccacacttttcaaatgacttcctttgagAGAAAAGTTAACTCCGATGGTTGGAAGGTGAATAGGAGTACCCCTATTAGTGGGAacatttctcctacggtcaccgtaaagacggttattggggtttaccggttcttgatcacccattctcctagCTCTAACTGGTTGAGTTACCTGAACATTTGCTCTAGGAATTTCTGTTGAATCCGGTTGAT
The sequence above is drawn from the Erigeron canadensis isolate Cc75 chromosome 4, C_canadensis_v1, whole genome shotgun sequence genome and encodes:
- the LOC122596939 gene encoding uncharacterized mitochondrial protein AtMg00860-like, which encodes MVKEGIVLGDKVSKEGLEVDKAKIDVISKLHPPTNVKSVRSFLGHAGFYRRFIQDFSKITRPMTKLLEKDVPFVFDKECLDAFNLLKERLTNAPIMTPPNWSLPFELMYGMIRWCVANDETRQILDACHHGPTGGHYGASVTDKKVYDAGFY